ATCCATACGGGCACCAGATAAGCACAAGTTATAGCAATAACAATATGAAAACTTAAACTGTCAATATTCATACACATGGAATGCAAGACAGAAATATACATGTGACACTGACATCAAGTGTGTGGACACAGAGTACAGCACAGACTGTGAAGACTGATTAAGAAGAACAGGAAGAAGGACCACAGTATCACCTCATAGACAGAACAACTGGTATCATTTGACACATACAATGTGAGCGTTTTTCTGTTTGCATGCATATCTCTAGGTCATTACATATGATGTGAATATACAGGAATTATTTAACACTGTATAACCTGTTTAGCATGCTGcttttttaacttgattatatcaTGAACGCTTTTCAGTATCAATAAATGTAGACCTACTTCAGCTTTTATAGTTGCCATTTACTAACTTACTGGAGAGCCATGTAAGATCTAAACAACTATTAGAATATACCTAGACAACTTCCTGTTTTGGAGCAAGTAAAACCAGAACAATTCAGACACTTGCATACTTTTCATGACTTTCCTAAGTTTCTAGAGTTGAAGTCATTATGTCAAGGGGCAggactattttaaataattttgaagctTACACTTACACTACCCTCCAGAAAGTTGACAACAATTATGCCTCTATTGGACGTGTAAGCCTACATCACGTTCCCATGCCTTTACCAACAGTGGGTATCATCTATCATTTAATTTGATCAGTCTGATGGACACCTTTGTTAGCTAgtcttttcatatttaattaatttttctcctttgtaattaataaatatattgggAAAAGACACtcattatgtatatattcatatagtgTAGGGAGAGACATCATTAATTTAAAGTGCTGGTCTAGCATACAGTATaatcatatgtatatgtatcctctaccaaaattattttgtattattttgcttaaaataccGACCTAGTTTTATTTAACTATACCAGTGCAGTGAGTAGATACATAAAAAGTTGAAGTGTTATAAATGAGGTGAAAGAAAGGGCAGAAAATTatggtcattaaaaaaattaattttagatatttagCGTTTGCTCTATtgccatttaaatcatttttttcaaatagagcCATGGAGTGGGACTTGCAAGTGGAATGATGGCAGGGCCCCCGATCCCAAGGTCAAGAATCTAAGAAGacatattgtcattttttttaaaatgaagtgtagttaatttacaatactgtgttaatttctgttgtgcACCATAgggattcagtcatatatatatatgttacttttcagattcttttccatcatagtttattacaagattttgaatatttccctgtgctatacagtaggactttgttttatctgttttatacatagtagttagtatcttctaaccccaaactcctaatttatctccccactctccttcccttccccataactgcaagtttgttttctatatgtctatgagtctgtctctgttttgtaaataagttcatttgcctcattttttaagattccacatgtaagttgtatcatatggtatttgtctttctctgacttacttcatttaatatgataatctctaggtccatccttgttgttttgaatgacattatttcattcttttttaatggctgagtagtattctattgtacatacatataccacattttctttatccagtcacctgtcaatggacatttagtttgcttctatgtcttgacttggcccttgtaaataatgctgctatgaacactggggtgcaaatATACctttgaatttgaattttctccggatatatgcccagggatgggattgctggatcatactgtaagtctatttttagttttttaagaaatctccatactgttttccatagtggctgcaccaatctacattcccaccaacagtgtccacagtctctccaacatttatcatttgcgGACACtgtaatgatggccattctgacagatgtgaggtgataccttatgatagttttgttctgcatttctctgataattaaagatattgagcatcttttcacaggcctattagccatctgtatgtcttcattgcagaaatgtctgtttaggccttctgcccattttctgattgggttgtttgttttattgttgttgtatgagctgtttttacaTTCTGGAAGttagcccttgtcagtcacattctttgcaaatattgtcttttctttttgcttatggtttttttttgctgtgcaaaagcttttaagtttaattaggtcccactggtttattttcgcttttatttccattgccagAGCTAACGTGAAGATTCTCCTCTGAACACATTCATCATAAGATCATGGTGGGTCAGAACCAGCTTCTAATACCTGCTTGATTATTGCCAAGGGAGACAGGAATACTCAGAATGTGTGCTCTGGGggttttattgtaaaaatatttgaaaatcagtacCATGGCAAAAGGCAATTATTCAGCAGTGTCTGACTTTATCCTCTTGGGACTCACAGATAATCCAGAGCTTCAAGCCATTTTCTTTGGTGTATTCCTGGTAATCTATTTAGCTAGTGTCGTGGGTAATCTTGGTTTGATTGTGCTAATACAAGTCAGTCCTCAGCTTCACACacccatgtatttttttctcagccacctggcttttgttgatttttcttttacatcctCTGTTACCCCCAACACCTTGGTGAATTTCCTACGTGATGTTAAAAGCATAACATTTTATGCATGCACCCTTCAGGTGTGCTGCTTCATCACATTTGCAGTTTGTGAGCAGTATTTGCTCTCAGTCATTGCATATGATAGGTATGCGGCCATCTGCAGCCCTTTACTCTACGTCATTCTCATGCCTAAAAAACTGTAACCGAATCATCGCTAGCATGTATGTTTATGGGTTCAGTGTGGGTCTCGTACAGACAGTGGCGACATTCCAGTTGTCTTTTTGTGGCTCCAATATGGTCAACCACTTCTACTGTGATGACGTGCCCTTGGTTGCGCTGGCCTGTTCTGACACTCAGGTCAAAGAGCTGATGTTGTTAGTCATCGCTGGGTTCAATACGCTGTGCTCTCTACTGGTCGTGATCATTTCCTATGTCTTCATCCTCCTTGCCATCCTGAGGATCCGTTCTGCTGAAGAAAGTCAGAAAGCCTTTTCCACCTGTGCTTCCCATCTGACCTCCATCACCATATTTTATGGGACAATCATTTTTATGTACCTACTGCCCAAGTCAAGCCATTCTCTGAACACAGATAAGTTTGCCTTGGTGTTTTATGTGGTGGTGATTCCCATGTTAAACCCATTGATCTATAGCTTGAGGAATCAGGAAGTAAAAAGTGCACTGAAAAGAATTACAGAGAAGTTGTGTTTGGCTGTCAAGTAACTGAAAAATCATTGGACAGGATGGCATCAGAAGACTTGGAATTGTGGCTCATTTAGAGTCACCATGCTGATAAATGAACCAACTTCCTCACTTCCAGGGCTCAGATCCATTCAGAATATGTCTCACCCACTGTTTCATTCTTAGTGATTTCCACATGAAACACATTTTGTAAATTATGATTTACTGAATTataaaaggggagagaaaaaaagagagagagacagagagagatcttAATCCTGTTTGACCACAACACCCTCTTCCTCATTAAAGAAGCAGTATTGGAAAAGAGAGGCTTTATCTGAATTCCGTGTCATCTATTGAGAAATCTGCGTTGTACTGAAATGGTAAATCAACATCTGGTATCTTATGTTTCAAGCGTGCTGCACAGATAGTCTTGAAAGCATGTTGAAGCTTAAGAGCAAGGATATTTGGTTTTAACACTCTAGACAATCTTCCTAGCACTCCGCTTCCTGCAACTCAGCTACAAGGGCAGCCTGACATTGAACACTCGGTGACACTTATGCTGTGTCAGTTTAGTCCATTGGAGCCATTTCACACCATTTTAAATCATTGCCTGTTCTGTGTAAGTGTGTGATTAGGAACGTGGATCTTCATTCACACAGTTTGGCTAGCAATTTTAGCTTTTCCAAGTAATAGCTGTTATCTTGGGTAAATTAGTTCACAgttctgttttttagttttttcatcaGCAAAAGGATGTAATAATTCCCTTTGTCTTGGACTAATTGTGAAGGTTCAATAAGCTTACAAATATAAAAGGCATCACACAGCTCCTAGCAAAGGGCAAGCACTTCATATATGTTGACTCACACCTAATGAGCAATGTTAATTATTTATAGCATTGTTATTACATCAACTTTTTTATTACATCAACATTACTCTTTTATTTGGTTTCAGgtagtagtctttttttttcctttccagaaatAGTTGCCAACATTATATGCTTTATTTtagaatcaacaaaatgaaaatataaaagctaaCAAGTTATTTTATCGTAATCTTTAAAGCAATTTaactctttttaatttctttttgtgtgtgtttataaacatattattaatgtatttttattgacgtatagtcagtttacaatgttgtgtcagtttctggtgtacagcacaatgcttcagtcatacatgagcatacacatatttgttttcatattctttttcaccgtaagttactacaagatattgtatatagttccctgtgttatacagtataaacttgttgtttatctatttacaaacatattttaaactgaattttgaatCCTTCATTTCTGCTattaaaataagcatattttttcttgaaaaaaaattaagctgctTTTGTTACGTTTAGTAAAAATTGCATTAataaattatgcatttatttagtttcaaacttttcaaagtaaaaataaagctaccatCTATTGAatgtctttctgtgtgtctggAGCTGAATGAAATGCTTTAAATAGACAGtctcagttaatttttataacaacctACTgagatagatattttaaaaataaagagatccaAAACagtttatgtaatttattaataaacatgtagctaaaaactagaaaaaaacccacaagatttgagtttaattttgttaaatcttAGTTTTAACAAAATAAGTGAAGAGATGATGAAGGTGGAGAAACTCTGCCCCAAACGTGGTCActttttccctttactttcttCTCCAGCGTCCAGTACGACATGAAAGGCCCGTTTGTTGTGCCAGATTCAGGCTCACATatctttcaaattgttttctaattaaaagattaatttaaatcTAGTTTTTGGATGACATCTTGTGAGTCACCCTTTTTTCCCtagcttttaaaattgtgtaaagAAGTGTAAACTTCGATTCAATTAGTGTTTAAGCAttgctgttataaatattatgaaggaaaaagataaaatgaaagtcCAGAAAAGTGGTGTTCCTCAGTGAGGCATTAAGATTCTATAGGTCTGAACTCCTTTGCCTGTAAGAGAGACTGGCTATGCTGCGCCTGTGGGCCCCGTACATGATATGTGAGAGGATGTGTGTGGACATCTGTCTATACAAATATACACTCACAAGACACAGTGTGGTAAATAGAAGCACCATGCTTCTCTGTCAAACCTGCTTTAAAAAGTTGAGAATTCATTCAGTTCACAAGATTTGAAAAGCACCTCATGGCAGCATAAATGAGTTATTTACAAATTaatctcagaagaagaaataatccCCTTGTACTGCAAACCTCAAACAGCATTTTATATAGCGACTGTAACTGTCAGCATCTCCttctaaaatggtaaaataataagataatacTAAATCActaatttaactattttttatgaaatgttaaaataattaaagcatGTCAAATCACTAATATTTTCCTATCATGATCCTACAAGGGTGATTGAATAAATGACATTATAAACAAAGGTTATTTCTATTTGAACAAATATGCAAAtgtatcagttatttattttaaaacacagtttcttataaaccatgttatttcacttatattttaaaaaatccaataatgacatttttaagtCCAGATACTCTATAATACTCATAGtggttaagaaaacaaaattcagaaagacTTTCATTTGCATTTAGAATTTTCATAATACTAATTATGTGACCTTACACAATTTATGAAAAGTTGAGGCCCAGAGGTGAAATCTTACCCAActctgagatttgttttattgCAACAAGTAACACTACGTGATTAAGTGCCCGGCAGGTAGTAGAAACCTAATCAGGCTTTTCCTTCTTACTTAAAGACGCAAATTTTTGAGAGCTcgatgaattattttttaattatatataacaaaCACTTATATGGCAAACAATTACATAGTACTTATTATCACAGGGTATTGCtataagtgttttataaatattaatatgtttaGTCTTTAAAACCAAACAGTGAGTTGggtcttatttattttccaaaaatggaaagatagtcaCACAGAGTTCAGGTTCCTGGCCCAAAGCTGCACagtcaaaaaaggaagaagatagAATTCAAGTTTAGGCAGTCTTGGTTGCAGAGTCCTGAGTTCTAACAAAAACACAGTGATGTCCTTGCTTCGgatacatgtatgtgtatttgaGACCATGTCTGTGTTTCTATTCGAACATAATTTCACTGATCTCTAAAGGCTATGGCGGCCTGAACAGGACTCAGAATCAAACTGACTTTCCAGAATTGACCAGGGACCTGGTAGAACATATCAAAGCCACATTTCCAGTTGATTGGGAAAGAATTATAAgaaatgtcagaaagagaaagcttgATTCATTTACCTTCTTGTGTTTAATaaactattattactattattttcttaaatttgacaTCTTTACAGTTTCACAACCTTTCTCCAAGGCTTTCTTGGAGGCATCTTTCACGTCTTTGTTTCTGAGGCTGTAGATTAGGGGGTTCAGCATGGGGATCACCACCGTGTAGAATACGGATGCCATTTTGTCTGTGTCCAGGGAGTGGTTGGATTTGGGCTGTAGGTACATGAAGATCAGTGTGCCGTAAAAGAGAGTGACAGCCACCATGTGGGAGCCACAGGTAGAAATGGCCTTGTGTCGCCCCTGGGTAGAGTGAATCTTCAGGATGGCGGCAGTGATAAAGATGTAGGAGGTGAGGACAATGGAAGAGGAGCAGATCATATCAAAACCAGCAAAGGCAAAGATCAGAACTTCCTTCACGTGTGTGTCTGAGCAGGACAGAGCCAAGAGAGGGAGGTCATCACAGTAGAAATGGTTAATAACATTGGGGCCACAGTAAGTTAGGCGGAAGGTGATAATGGTATGGAAGAGGGCAACTAGAAAGCTGTATACATATGGAACCGCCACTAGTTGAATGCAGACCCTCTTTGACATCAACGTGGAGTAATGCAGGGGTCTACAGATGGCTACATAGCGATCATAGGCCATGGAGGCTAAAAGGAAACACTCTGTGATCATGAAGGTGAGAAAACAGCACAGTTGTATTGCACAAGCGTGGAAAGAAATCGTGTTGTGTTCCACAACAAAATTCACCATCATCTTCGGCGTGATAGCAGAGGAGTAACAAAGGTCAACAAAGGCCAAGTGACTGAGGAAGTAGTACATGGGTGTGTGGAGCCGAGCATCCATCCTGATCAAGGAAACCAGTCCAAGGTTGCCCAGCACAGTGACCAGGTAGATGACTAAAAACACCACAAAGCATGGGGCCTGAAGCTCTGGCCAGTCTGTAATTCCGTTGAGAATGAATTCAGTGACATGAGTGACATTAACTTCAGCCATTGATTCTGATGAAGGCTGCAGATTTTACTATAAGATGAAGAAcaagaattatattttttatggcCTGTGTCAGTGCTGGGGGAGGTGCTCACTAGCATCTTCTAGCCTTGAATTGTGTTACTTTGTGGACAAAAAGGACACCTTAGCTCTCCAACGACATGCCATTCTTGCCCCAGGGAAAGAGTTCTTTGCTCTCAGAATACACCTCTTaagcattattttgttttgtgattttagAAACAATGGGAGAATGTTGGTTAAACTTAAATATCATCTGAAAGAAAGCACCTGAGACAGCTACCAGTAATATTTCAGTGGTTTTGGTGCCCCTAAATATTCTATGCACATATAAATATGGCAGCACAGcacaaaaatacataatttataaataaaagcaaatttatattcccgtttttcatttttgtgcacATTccaacagttttaaaaattgtcaaagcGATCTGTGACTGACTCACTTTCCTGCGTCCCTTCCCTGACTTACAGAGTAAGGACTGGATGCTGTAGAAGCTAAAAGGAAATTAACCAGAACTGTGGGAAAGCATCCAATTTTATCTGCATAAAAATTAAGGAGAcatgtttttctttccaattcaAAATTAACCACACTTTGAAGTTTGTTGCCCAAAGAGTTACCATTAAGTACTTTATTAGATAACTTATTCTAAACTACATGTAGATAAACCCCTTTCGCCATAAATATGTGTCAATATTTATGAAGGGCTTGCGACACCCAAAGTCTTATTCTAGTAGGTTTCGCTTTTAGCAACGTATCCTAAAGAACAGCCAGTTGTAATCAAACTTCTCTGGAAACATATACAGGTGGGTACAGTTCTTGATGAACACTTCTGAAaaattgcaattatttttatttctgccaactctgaaaaacaaaaggacTAATCTCATTAAGCCCAACGTTAGtctatttgaaatttatttttgcccCTGGCTTTATTTTCCCACCAAGTGGAaccataaaatattaacaaagaaagGAGCCTTGGAAGATCATCACATCGAACtccttcatattttaattttatttattgctgcTATAAGTATTTATCTGTTGCTGCTGAGGACTGCCCTTATCAGATATTCTAATTTGCGCAAAACATGAATTGACTTACGATAGTCTTTTACTGAGAGTATGATGAAATTCTATCCCATCATCCCTGATTAACAATTGAAAAAAACCCAGGTTTAGAGCTATGGTCCCAGAGATCACATGGTATAGTATGGGGGTGATCAGATTTGTCTGACTGCAAAGCCCATATTCCTAAACATCAAACTATGCTGCCCAGTGTATCTGCCAGCAACCATCCTGGCAGATACATCCATTTGTCTATAGTATGAACCTAACGTTTCAAGCTTAGAGAAGACAAACATAAAATCTGTAGTTTCTTAAAGATTGCTAAGCTTTCCATGTGCTTTGCCAAGGTAAAATTGCAGAAGCCTGAGCTTCTAAAATGTTATTATGTCATGCTGTCCCTCCTGGTAAATGACTGTTTCACTCAAGAACACTCTCAATTAAGGGTTCTCTACAGGGCTTGAACATACTCAACGTGTTCTCACAGTCTTTTATATCAATTCCAGCTGTGATGACATGGTTTGACTGCTAGTTGAGAATAATGAAAAGGCTACAATACAATGGAAAAGTTAAGCAGACCACCCCTTGCTGAAAAATGGGGTCAGAGGAAGAGGTTGATTTATAATCTATcataaaattttactaaaataacAAAGGCCACCTGTGCattagtttcttttgttttctattttatgtaacTTCAGGTTTGTGGTGGGTGCAACATACATGTCAAATCAGctcagtgagaaaataaatgcatcaaTGAGAACATTAACTATGgtagtgtgaaggaaaagctgggctggtgtAACAAGagaactcacaggtctaggactgtgaaggagaggctgggctgggctaacaagataactcacaagtctaagtatcggaatactgatctgagttctgctggactaacttgtaaatctaagttaattagtgttggtttgctgtttatgtttttttgctagccagctgggttttcaaagatacatatctggctttggaatgttggtttgctgcctccccacctccacttttgtgatgataatgctgctaaagctgtcccatgcct
This Camelus ferus isolate YT-003-E chromosome 10, BCGSAC_Cfer_1.0, whole genome shotgun sequence DNA region includes the following protein-coding sequences:
- the LOC102505162 gene encoding LOW QUALITY PROTEIN: olfactory receptor 5AL1-like (The sequence of the model RefSeq protein was modified relative to this genomic sequence to represent the inferred CDS: inserted 2 bases in 1 codon): MAKGNYSAVSDFILLGLTDNPELQAIFFGVFLVIYLASVVGNLGLIVLIQVSPQLHTPMYFFLSHLAFVDFSFTSSVTPNTLVNFLRDVKSITFYACTLQVCCFITFAVCEQYLLSVIAYDRYAAICSPLLYVILMPKKXCNRIIASMYVYGFSVGLVQTVATFQLSFCGSNMVNHFYCDDVPLVALACSDTQVKELMLLVIAGFNTLCSLLVVIISYVFILLAILRIRSAEESQKAFSTCASHLTSITIFYGTIIFMYLLPKSSHSLNTDKFALVFYVVVIPMLNPLIYSLRNQEVKSALKRITEKLCLAVK
- the LOC102503636 gene encoding olfactory receptor 1038, which codes for MAEVNVTHVTEFILNGITDWPELQAPCFVVFLVIYLVTVLGNLGLVSLIRMDARLHTPMYYFLSHLAFVDLCYSSAITPKMMVNFVVEHNTISFHACAIQLCCFLTFMITECFLLASMAYDRYVAICRPLHYSTLMSKRVCIQLVAVPYVYSFLVALFHTIITFRLTYCGPNVINHFYCDDLPLLALSCSDTHVKEVLIFAFAGFDMICSSSIVLTSYIFITAAILKIHSTQGRHKAISTCGSHMVAVTLFYGTLIFMYLQPKSNHSLDTDKMASVFYTVVIPMLNPLIYSLRNKDVKDASKKALEKGCETVKMSNLRK